Genomic segment of Synechococcus sp. A15-28:
GACTCCACAACAGCAGCGATGGACTGACCGCCGTGGATTTCCTCAAGGCTTACCCAAACGAGGTGTTGGCCGTGAATCTTCCGGCCCTGTTCTCGGTGATCGAGAAGGCCCAATCCATTTCCGGCCTGGTGCAGTTCTTCTCCGATTCACCCCTGGACGGCCTCAAGGAAGCCAAGCCCTGAACCTCGTAGATTTCGCCTGATTCCAAGCAGCATCCGGTGTCCCTGTTCCAGAACCTCCGTCGGCGCTTTGCGGCTACTCCTGTGATGCAGGACTGGCCCGGTCTGATCGAGGCCTACAGAGCCTGGTTACCGGTGACCTCCACCACTCCGGTGATCACCCTCAGGGAAGGAGCAACCCCACTCATCCCTGTGCCGGCGATCCAGGAACGGATCGGCAAGGGAGTGAAGGTGTATGTCAAATACGATGGCCTCAATCCCACTGGATCCTTCAAGGATCGGGGGATGACCATGGCCATCAGCAAGGCCAAGGAAGCCGGCTGTGAAGCCGTGATCTGCGCCAGCACCGGCAACACCAGTGCCGCTGCCGCGGCCTATGCCCGTCGTGGCGGCATGAGGGCCTTCGTCCTGATCCCCGACGGTTACGTCGCCCAGGGAAAACTCGCTCAAGCCCTCGTCTACGGCGCTGAGGTGCTGGCCATCCGCGGCAATTTCGACCGCGCTCTGGACATCGTCCGCGAAGCCGCGGAGAAATACCCCGTGACGCTGGTCAACTCGGTGAACCCCTACCGACTGCAGGGCCAGAAAACAGCCGCTTTCGAAATCGTCGATGCCCTCGGTGAT
This window contains:
- the thrC gene encoding threonine synthase, with product MQDWPGLIEAYRAWLPVTSTTPVITLREGATPLIPVPAIQERIGKGVKVYVKYDGLNPTGSFKDRGMTMAISKAKEAGCEAVICASTGNTSAAAAAYARRGGMRAFVLIPDGYVAQGKLAQALVYGAEVLAIRGNFDRALDIVREAAEKYPVTLVNSVNPYRLQGQKTAAFEIVDALGDAPDWLCIPMGNAGNITAYWMGFQEYQQAGHSRTLPRMMGFQASGSAPLVNDTTVSDPDTIATAIRIGNPVNRAKAIAARQASNGAFLDVTDAEIIEAYKLLGGQEGIFCEPASAASVAGLLKRKDEVPAGATVVCVLTGNGLKDPDCAINNNDASFHTDLNPDLTTVAGVMGF